In one Pelagibaculum spongiae genomic region, the following are encoded:
- a CDS encoding TadE/TadG family type IV pilus assembly protein, giving the protein MNKKQQRGQSLTETAILMPVLVLLIMGLIQVAQMYKAKATLNHATVQAARAGATENGFLNPMRNALAQTLAPAEYRVKPNEDPNMLSYFAFQQLFRFNETIRGSGAGGVKINVLSPTQQMFDSFRQRVRTLEPCRGVGCPSGGKFRESQPIWQIPNDNLNVYSDAQRSINGRPINLQDANLLKIESTWCYPLRVPFINAIIYQAMKTFRADGGYQHEQWTACRNRRVISRHDYWIPLTSTSVVRMQSPLRCENNPRGGSNCDNLQ; this is encoded by the coding sequence ATGAATAAAAAACAGCAGCGGGGGCAGTCATTAACTGAAACAGCCATTTTAATGCCTGTTCTAGTGCTGTTAATTATGGGTTTAATTCAGGTTGCTCAAATGTACAAAGCCAAGGCAACCCTTAATCATGCCACGGTGCAGGCTGCCAGAGCTGGCGCTACTGAAAATGGTTTTTTAAACCCAATGCGTAACGCTTTGGCGCAGACTTTGGCGCCTGCTGAATATCGAGTTAAACCAAATGAAGATCCAAATATGCTGTCGTATTTTGCCTTCCAGCAATTGTTTCGGTTTAACGAAACCATTCGAGGTTCTGGTGCGGGTGGTGTAAAAATTAATGTGTTGTCGCCAACCCAGCAAATGTTTGATTCATTTCGTCAGCGGGTTAGAACATTAGAACCCTGCCGTGGCGTCGGCTGTCCTAGCGGTGGCAAGTTTCGGGAAAGCCAACCGATTTGGCAAATTCCCAATGATAATTTGAATGTGTATAGCGATGCACAGCGAAGCATCAATGGTCGACCGATAAACCTGCAAGATGCCAATTTATTAAAAATAGAAAGCACTTGGTGCTATCCACTGCGAGTGCCTTTTATTAATGCAATTATTTATCAGGCGATGAAAACCTTTCGCGCAGATGGCGGCTATCAACATGAGCAATGGACCGCATGTCGTAATCGGCGGGTTATTAGCCGACATGACTATTGGATACCTTTAACCAGTACCAGCGTAGTGCGAATGCAAAGTCCATTACGCTGTGAAAATAATCCACGTGGCGGCAGCAACTGCGACAACCTGCAGTAA
- a CDS encoding type II secretion system F family protein: MSESYNPEFLKLMFMLLLPLAIVLLVVAITQTAAGIKREDRQYLDPLSGKMRLIWPLVRFFSHYVGDFLPVELIERLNKKLNRAGMRYLMSPEQLVGLQMTSALLVMLVCWLCLAMLEISDPLLLGLAALLGYFMPMLSINDLRNKREKQMIKALPTYLDFLTMAIQAGMNFSGAIIQAVEKGPDGPLKSEFSKVVRDTRAGMSRPDALRAMANRLDMGPVTTFVNAVLQAEKSGASVGETLKIQADQRRTERFQIAEKQAMQAPVKLIFPLVAFIFPVTFIIIFFPIGMMLLESF, encoded by the coding sequence ATGTCTGAATCATATAACCCAGAATTTCTAAAGCTGATGTTTATGCTGTTATTGCCGCTAGCAATAGTGCTTTTGGTCGTGGCGATCACTCAAACGGCGGCAGGAATTAAACGAGAAGATCGGCAATACCTCGATCCACTGTCCGGAAAAATGCGATTGATCTGGCCTTTGGTTCGTTTTTTCTCTCATTACGTGGGAGATTTTTTACCGGTTGAATTAATCGAACGATTAAATAAAAAGCTCAATCGCGCCGGAATGCGTTATTTGATGTCGCCAGAACAATTGGTAGGCTTGCAAATGACCTCAGCGCTCTTGGTAATGCTAGTGTGCTGGCTTTGCTTGGCAATGCTGGAAATCAGTGACCCGTTATTGTTAGGTCTGGCTGCATTACTTGGTTATTTTATGCCGATGCTGTCAATTAATGATCTGAGAAATAAACGAGAAAAACAGATGATCAAGGCATTACCGACTTATCTGGATTTCTTGACCATGGCGATTCAGGCCGGTATGAATTTTTCAGGGGCGATTATTCAGGCGGTAGAAAAAGGACCTGACGGGCCTTTAAAGTCGGAGTTTTCTAAAGTAGTGCGCGATACGCGTGCTGGTATGTCCCGGCCCGATGCCTTGCGTGCCATGGCTAATCGATTAGATATGGGGCCAGTAACTACTTTTGTAAACGCAGTGCTTCAAGCTGAAAAGTCAGGCGCTAGTGTGGGTGAAACTTTAAAAATTCAAGCCGACCAGCGACGGACCGAGCGTTTTCAGATTGCAGAAAAACAAGCAATGCAAGCACCGGTTAAATTAATCTTTCCATTGGTTGCGTTTATTTTCCCGGTGACTTTTATCATCATTTTCTTCCCGATTGGCATGATGTTGTTGGAGTCGTTCTGA
- a CDS encoding type II secretion system F family protein: protein MTQIILMGGGIFVSVLLLLYLGYQGSQHLIDRYQSSVNETANVGLAELFIFIDPSRLYLLNLVAMFISFFVIWLVAGHWGPAIIGGSLMAFFPRAVYQFLRKQRQDKFMLELPDALNSMSSMMRAGTSTPVAMEMLVAESTGPIRQEFGLLLKEIRVGVDFEDALENMAERMPMDDFKMVVAGMKISREVGGSLAEVLSRLAETIRRKLELEGKINALTAMGKAQGYVMALLPFALGVILFQMEPQAMAKLFDTAWGWAACAVIVVLELQGFFFIKKIVTIDV, encoded by the coding sequence ATGACTCAGATAATTTTAATGGGCGGTGGTATTTTTGTTTCGGTATTGCTGTTGCTCTACCTAGGCTACCAAGGCTCACAACATTTAATCGATCGCTATCAAAGTTCGGTGAATGAAACTGCCAATGTGGGGTTGGCAGAGCTGTTTATTTTTATCGATCCCAGCCGGTTATATTTATTAAACTTGGTTGCGATGTTTATTTCTTTTTTTGTTATCTGGTTAGTCGCCGGACATTGGGGGCCAGCGATTATCGGTGGTTCATTAATGGCATTTTTCCCTAGAGCAGTTTATCAATTTTTGCGCAAACAGCGGCAAGATAAATTTATGCTGGAATTACCCGATGCATTGAATTCAATGTCGTCAATGATGCGAGCCGGTACCAGTACTCCGGTGGCGATGGAAATGCTAGTGGCTGAATCTACAGGGCCAATTCGCCAGGAATTTGGGCTGCTATTAAAAGAAATTCGTGTGGGTGTCGATTTTGAAGACGCATTGGAAAACATGGCTGAACGCATGCCAATGGATGATTTCAAAATGGTGGTTGCCGGGATGAAAATTTCCCGTGAAGTCGGTGGCAGCTTGGCAGAAGTCTTGTCTCGGTTAGCAGAGACCATCCGCCGTAAATTAGAACTGGAAGGAAAAATTAACGCGCTGACGGCAATGGGAAAGGCGCAAGGATATGTGATGGCTTTGTTGCCATTCGCTTTGGGGGTGATTTTGTTTCAAATGGAACCCCAAGCAATGGCCAAGTTGTTTGATACTGCCTGGGGATGGGCAGCATGTGCAGTGATTGTTGTGCTGGAGTTGCAGGGTTTTTTCTTCATCAAAAAAATAGTGACTATCGATGTCTGA
- a CDS encoding DUF192 domain-containing protein, which produces MQAASKIDQYNSPDLLQILDLKLADKPWSRMKGLLGQTGLTDNKGLWIIPCNSVHSLFMKFSLDLIWLDKNQQILRIDRDFKPWHFATCLKARSVIEVAAGTVDRIGILHDQYSKG; this is translated from the coding sequence ATGCAGGCCGCCAGTAAAATCGACCAATACAACTCACCAGATTTATTACAAATACTGGATTTAAAGTTGGCAGATAAACCTTGGAGCCGAATGAAAGGGCTACTGGGGCAAACTGGCCTAACCGATAATAAAGGGCTGTGGATTATCCCGTGTAACTCGGTACACAGCTTGTTTATGAAGTTTTCGCTAGATCTAATCTGGCTAGATAAAAACCAACAAATACTGCGAATCGATCGAGACTTCAAACCCTGGCATTTTGCTACTTGTTTGAAAGCGCGTTCGGTGATTGAAGTAGCGGCGGGTACGGTAGATCGTATCGGCATATTGCATGATCAATATTCGAAAGGTTAA
- a CDS encoding tetratricopeptide repeat protein → MNKKIMMAIGMALLIAGCSSAPAKKTLDTDILLKADQAYRQGRLVDAEAYYLKIVDKNPTLYETWFRLGNIYVRTGQLDAAIRAFEKCIQLSPEKSKGWNNMALTRIRQAISTLEEGVGMSDASDPGYQQMSKLLSKLVSK, encoded by the coding sequence GTGAATAAAAAAATAATGATGGCAATCGGAATGGCTTTACTTATTGCCGGTTGTAGTTCAGCGCCAGCTAAGAAAACGCTAGATACCGATATATTGCTCAAAGCGGATCAGGCATATCGGCAAGGGCGATTGGTCGACGCGGAAGCTTATTATTTAAAGATTGTTGATAAAAACCCGACCTTGTATGAAACCTGGTTTCGGCTCGGTAATATTTATGTGCGCACTGGCCAGCTAGATGCGGCAATAAGAGCCTTTGAAAAGTGTATTCAGCTTTCACCAGAAAAAAGTAAAGGCTGGAATAATATGGCGCTGACCAGAATTCGTCAGGCTATATCGACCTTGGAAGAAGGAGTTGGCATGTCGGATGCTAGTGATCCTGGTTATCAGCAGATGAGCAAACTGCTCAGCAAACTGGTTAGTAAATAA